From Buchnera aphidicola (Mindarus keteleerifoliae), the proteins below share one genomic window:
- a CDS encoding peroxiredoxin C has product MVLVSLPAPNFIAPAILKNDEIIENFNFQNYVSGKTTVLFFWPMDFTFVCPSEIIAFNNLYESFKKRKVELVGVSIDSVFVHNAWRKTPINEGGIGNIQFIMVSDVKQEIQKSYGIMHPTLGVALRASFLIDKKFCIRHQVVNDLPLGRNIKEMLRMVDALQFHEMNGEVCPANWKKGKFAMTPSPDGVRNYFHDHLEDL; this is encoded by the coding sequence ATGGTTTTAGTAAGTTTACCAGCACCGAATTTTATTGCTCCGGCAATTTTAAAAAATGATGAAATAATTGAAAATTTTAATTTTCAAAACTATGTTTCAGGAAAAACGACTGTTTTATTTTTCTGGCCTATGGATTTTACTTTTGTATGTCCTTCAGAGATCATTGCTTTTAACAATCTCTATGAATCATTTAAAAAAAGAAAAGTAGAATTGGTAGGTGTATCTATAGATTCTGTTTTCGTTCATAATGCTTGGAGAAAAACTCCAATAAACGAAGGTGGAATTGGAAATATTCAATTTATTATGGTTTCAGATGTTAAACAAGAAATACAGAAATCTTATGGAATTATGCATCCTACTCTCGGTGTTGCATTAAGAGCCTCTTTCTTAATTGATAAAAAATTTTGTATACGACATCAAGTTGTTAACGATCTACCTTTGGGCAGAAATATAAAAGAAATGCTCAGAATGGTAGATGCTTTACAATTCCATGAAATGAATGGAGAAGTATGCCCAGCTAATTGGAAAAAAGGAAAATTTGCAATGACTCCTTCTCCTGATGGAGTTCGAAATTACTTTCATGATCATTTAGAAGATTTATAA
- the rnt gene encoding ribonuclease T: protein MSIIQELNSLQNRFRSFYPVVIDIETAGFNPKQDAILEIAMITLFMDEKGWLKKEKPIHFNIEPFQGSNIESEALAFNKIDPFNPLRAAVTEKTALKKIFKVVKNRLKLKKCSKAIVVAHNANFDHNFLMAAAQRTNFKKNPFHPFVTFDTAALSGLVLGQTVLAKACKIAGLNFDNNQAHSALYDTMQTANLFCELVNRWKRLGGWPPSNEKVDTSKVIK from the coding sequence ATGTCTATAATTCAAGAATTAAATTCTCTTCAGAATCGATTTCGAAGCTTTTATCCTGTAGTTATAGATATAGAAACAGCAGGGTTTAATCCAAAACAGGATGCCATATTAGAAATAGCTATGATTACTCTTTTTATGGATGAAAAGGGTTGGTTAAAAAAAGAAAAACCTATCCATTTTAACATTGAACCTTTCCAAGGTTCTAATATTGAATCGGAAGCTTTAGCATTCAATAAAATTGATCCTTTTAATCCTCTAAGAGCAGCGGTCACAGAAAAAACAGCTCTAAAAAAAATATTTAAAGTAGTTAAAAATAGACTCAAATTAAAAAAATGTTCAAAAGCTATTGTTGTTGCTCACAACGCAAATTTTGATCATAATTTCTTAATGGCTGCTGCTCAAAGAACAAACTTTAAAAAAAATCCTTTTCATCCATTCGTTACATTTGACACTGCAGCATTAAGCGGTTTAGTTTTAGGACAAACTGTATTAGCTAAAGCTTGTAAAATAGCAGGTTTAAATTTTGATAATAATCAAGCACATTCTGCTTTATATGACACTATGCAAACTGCTAATTTATTTTGCGAATTAGTCAATAGATGGAAAAGATTAGGTGGATGGCCTCCTTCTAACGAAAAAGTTGATACTTCTAAAGTAATAAAATAA
- the grxD gene encoding Grx4 family monothiol glutaredoxin, with protein sequence MDVIKKIKSQIKKNLVLLYMKGTPTKPSCGFSSKAAEILSKCKKDFFYVDVLENSDIRIALPKFSNWPTFPQLWINGNLIGGCSIIIKMFENGKLQELIDNIKK encoded by the coding sequence ATGGACGTAATCAAAAAAATAAAATCTCAAATTAAAAAAAATTTGGTTCTATTATATATGAAAGGCACTCCAACTAAACCTAGTTGCGGATTTTCCTCTAAAGCTGCTGAAATTTTATCAAAATGTAAAAAAGATTTTTTTTATGTAGATGTTTTAGAAAATTCAGATATTAGAATAGCTTTGCCTAAATTTTCTAATTGGCCAACTTTTCCTCAATTATGGATTAATGGAAATTTAATAGGAGGATGTAGTATTATTATTAAAATGTTTGAAAATGGTAAACTTCAAGAGTTAATTGACAATATTAAAAAATAA
- the grpE gene encoding nucleotide exchange factor GrpE has product MKNSKKKEFNIEDINNIIKKNPKIKEKIISNFKKKLLEIQKKNIDIRFREQAKIENFEKKSKQEINLIQLETKKKFSLKLLPIVDYVEKILNDLNSSNKENKNFTEGIVMTLNSFLKIIQNFGIHEEGKINQKFNSNLHIKVSEKKSKLIKENYITSILKKGYTLNGEKLRKSLVEVSKK; this is encoded by the coding sequence ATGAAAAATTCAAAAAAAAAAGAATTCAATATTGAAGATATTAATAATATTATTAAAAAAAACCCAAAAATAAAAGAAAAAATAATCTCTAACTTTAAAAAAAAATTATTAGAAATCCAAAAAAAAAATATTGATATCAGATTTAGAGAACAAGCAAAAATAGAAAATTTTGAAAAAAAATCAAAACAGGAAATTAATTTAATTCAATTAGAAACAAAAAAAAAATTTTCACTTAAATTACTTCCAATAGTTGATTATGTGGAAAAAATATTAAATGATTTAAATTCATCAAATAAAGAAAATAAAAATTTCACTGAAGGTATTGTGATGACATTAAATTCTTTCTTAAAAATTATACAAAATTTTGGAATTCATGAAGAAGGTAAAATCAATCAAAAATTTAATTCCAACTTACATATAAAAGTTTCTGAAAAAAAATCTAAATTAATAAAAGAAAATTACATAACTTCTATTTTGAAAAAAGGATATACTTTAAATGGAGAAAAATTAAGAAAATCTTTAGTTGAAGTTTCAAAAAAATAA